The following coding sequences are from one Nicotiana tabacum cultivar K326 chromosome 1, ASM71507v2, whole genome shotgun sequence window:
- the LOC142163103 gene encoding uncharacterized protein LOC142163103 encodes MTLVKGREDAVYTLVLTILEHFNGRFTSQHEIVRTLLNGLRCKTLSEFKWYKDTFMSRVMKLSENKYENWKAKFIDSLPSLFAERVRKVLRGSYSEIPNKNYSYGKLIGVCTQEGLNLCNELKLSRQPKIDKLKERSQLGDFCAQFGLPGTSTHNRKKKNRYHKYPNFDSPYKKKRSRYRSKEEHNARKAHRKSTRLANNRSKRDLADIKCYKCGKFGHIAPNCKLQKLKTLELDDELHDKVYSLLYTSGSESDYCSETESEAEIDLIDLSDRGKDIDNTCTNCTCDDDEFYKFQS; translated from the coding sequence ATGACTCTAGTTAAAGGTAGAGAAGATGCTGTTTATACCCTTGTCCTTACAATTCTAGaacatttcaatggtagatttaccagtCAGCATGAGATCGTCCGTACTTTACTAAATGggcttagatgtaagacccttagtgaatttaaaTGGTACAAAGATACCTTTATGAGTAGGGTTATGAAACTATCCGAGAATAAATATGAgaattggaaagctaagtttatagacAGCCTCCcctccttatttgctgaaagagtaagAAAAGTATTGAGGGGTAGTTACAGTGAAATTCCGAATAAGAATTATAGTTATGGTAAACTTATAGGAGTAtgtacacaagaaggattaaacttgtgtaatgagctGAAGCTTTCTAGACAGCCTAAAATAGATAAGCTTAAAGAGAGATCCCAATTAGGAGATTTCTGTGCTCAGTTCGGTTTACCAGGAACTTCCACCCataataggaaaaagaaaaatagatatCATAAGTATCCAAACTTtgatagcccgtataagaaaaagaggtctagatatagaTCTAAGGAAGAGCATAATGCTAGAAAAGCTCATCGTAAATCTACTCGATTAGCGAATAATAGATCTAAGCGAGATCttgctgatattaagtgttataagtgtggaaaatTTGGTCATATCGctccaaattgcaagcttcaaaagctgaaaaccttagaactAGATGATGAGTTACATGATAAGGTTTATagcttgttatacacttctggatcagaATCTGATTATTGTTCTGAAACTGAGtctgaagctgaaattgatttaattgatttatctgatagAGGTAAAGATATTGATAATACTTGCACTAAttgtacttgtgatgatgatgaattttacAAATTTCAATCATAA